Proteins co-encoded in one Dasypus novemcinctus isolate mDasNov1 chromosome 6, mDasNov1.1.hap2, whole genome shotgun sequence genomic window:
- the LOC101433104 gene encoding perforin-1-like yields MDSPLVHIPPRHPDFRRAVQALPPHFNTSTKPHYVQLISSYSTHFTQAVHLGGRAWTVTALHTCQLALDGLTADEVGDCLAVEAALSIGGHASSSAQYKHCQEKKKQHKMTTTFHQAYWERYSEVVGGGLASMHNLLFGSQAGRKQFSAWVSSLQDSPGLVDYSLQPLHLLLDSQDPRQEALRWAVSKYVTDRECSRDCSRPCPEGAGLGHGLWLRR; encoded by the coding sequence TTCTCCCCTGGTACACATTCCCCCCCGCCACCCTGATTTCAGGCGGGCTGTTCAGGCCCTGCCCCCCCACTTCAACACCTCCACCAAGCCCCACTATGTCCAGCTCATCTCCAGCTACAGCACCCACTTCACCCAGGCCGTGCATCTGGGGGGCCGGGCGTGGACCGTCACTGCTCTTCACACCTGCCAGCTGGCCCTGGATGGGCTCACGGCCGACGAAGTGGGCGACTGCCTGGCCGTCGAGGCAGCGCTCAGCATAGGAGGTCATGCCAGCTCCTCGGCACAGTACAAGCACTGCCAGGAGAAGAAGAAGCAGCACAAGATGACAACCACCTTCCACCAGGCCTACTGGGAACGCTACTCTGAAGTGGTGGGCGGCGGGCTCGCCTCCATGCACAACCTGCTGTTCGGGAGCCAGGCAGGGCGCAAGCAGTTCTCGGCCTGGGTCAGCTCGCTGCAGGACAGCCCCGGCCTGGTGGACTACAGCCTGCAGCCTCTGCACCTGCTCCTGGACAGCCAGGACCCGCGGCAGGAGGCGCTGAGGTGGGCCGTGAGCAAGTATGTGACGGACAGGGAATGCTCGAGGGACTGCAGCCGGCCCTGTCCTGAGGGTGCAGGTCTGGGACATGGACTCTGGCTGAGACGATGA